The DNA window GATTTGCACGATATAAGCCGCGTTTCCCGCTCGTACGGGGTCTGCAGCGTGTTTGCCGCAACGCCCCTGGAGGACCAGAGGGCGCTGGCCGAAAGCCTCGTCGCCCACTGGACGACCGGGCCGGGAGCTGCGGCGAACCCCGATCGGGCCGAGGCGCTGAGCCTCGTGCGCATCGTACCGGACCTTGAGACGGCCGTGCGGGAGCTGGCCCGGGAGACGGGCAGGCCGCCCCTGGTGGTGGCCACCAGCGCGCGCGGCGCGGGCACGATCACCGTGCGCGGGCTTCGCGAGCGGCTGGCAGGGGAGGCGGTGCTCCTCCTCCTCGGGACCGGGCACGGCCTGGCCCCGGAAGTGCTGGATACGGCGGACTTCACGCTCCGCCCCATACGGCCCTTCGGCGATTACAATCACCTGCCGGTGCGCGCAGCAGCGGCGGTCCTCCTGGACAGGCTCCTCGGGGACCACGGGTAGGGCGCAGGCAAGGCGCCACGGGCAACGACGATAGTAACGACGCATGCGTCATGAGAAATAGGAGAGGTTCTGGTCATGGACATCATCAAGCGTCTTGAGAACGAGCAGATGCGCCTCGACATGCCCGAGTTCAAGTCGGGCGACACCCTCAAGGTCCACTTCCGCATCATCGAGGGCGACAAGGAGCGCATCCAGGTCTTTCAGGGCGTGTGCATCCGTCGTCACCGCGGCACCACCGGCGCCACCTTCACGGTGCGCAAGGTCTCCGACGGCGTGGGCGTGGAGCGCATCTTCCCCCTGCATTCCCCCTTCATCGAGCGGGTCGAGATCGTGAGCGAGGGCAAGGTTCGCCGCAGCCGCCTCTACTACCTGCGCGACCTCAAGGGCAAGGCCGCCCGCATCAAGTCCAAGCGGGCCTACTAGCCAGCCACGGCGCCTGGCCCCGGGATTCCGGGGCCTGCGCCCCGGCTTCGTCCGGGCATGGCACGTCCCCGCCGCGGCCAGGCCGCCGGTCATCTTCTTCTGTCGCTGCCGTCCTCCTCTGGAGCGGACGGCAGCGATGCTTTTTCCGTTTTTCCGTCCGATCCGGCCAATCCGGCTGATCCGGGCCGTCTCCTCGCCTGCGGCATCGACGAGGCCGGGCGCGGCTGCCTAGCCGGGCCCGTGGTCGCCGCCGCCGTCATCCTTCCCGAACGCTTCGACCTGCCGGGGCTGACCGATTCCAAGGCCCTGACCGAGGCCAGACGCGAGGCCCTGGTGCCGCTGATCACGGCCCAGGCCACGGCCTGGCGGCTCGGCTTCGTCTGGCCCGCCGGTCCCGCGGGCATCGACGCCCTGAACATCCTGCAGGCCACCTTCCTGGCCATGTCCAAGGCCGTGCGCCGCCTGCCCGTGAGGCCCGCGCGCCTTCTCGTGGACGGCGACAAGACCGTGCCCGAGCGCTGGCTCCCCGGCCCCTACGCCCAGGAGGCCATCGTGGGCGGCGACGCCCTCGTTCCGGCCATCTCCGCCGCCTCCGTCCTGGCCAAGACCTTCCGCGACCGGCTGATGCGGGTGCTGGACCGCCGCCATCCCGGCTACGGACTGGCCGGGCACAAGGGCTACGGCACCAAGGAGCA is part of the Desulfovibrio sp. X2 genome and encodes:
- a CDS encoding ribonuclease HII; protein product: MDEAGRGCLAGPVVAAAVILPERFDLPGLTDSKALTEARREALVPLITAQATAWRLGFVWPAGPAGIDALNILQATFLAMSKAVRRLPVRPARLLVDGDKTVPERWLPGPYAQEAIVGGDALVPAISAASVLAKTFRDRLMRVLDRRHPGYGLAGHKGYGTKEHREALRRLGPSACHRMTFAGVVEDQCRLPGT
- the rplS gene encoding 50S ribosomal protein L19; protein product: MDIIKRLENEQMRLDMPEFKSGDTLKVHFRIIEGDKERIQVFQGVCIRRHRGTTGATFTVRKVSDGVGVERIFPLHSPFIERVEIVSEGKVRRSRLYYLRDLKGKAARIKSKRAY